From the Halobacterium zhouii genome, the window GCGATGTCGATGCGCTGGCGCTGGCCGCCCGAGAGTTTCACACCGCGTTCGCCGACCTTCGTGTCGTAGCCGTTCGGGAGGTTCTGGATGAACTCGTGGGCTTCCGCGGCTTTCGCGGCCTCGACGACCGCTTCCTCGTCGGCGTCGAACGTGCCGTACTTGATGTTCTCCACGACGGTGCCGTAGAACAGGAACGTGTCCTGACTCACGTAGCCGATGTGTCGTCGGAGGCTCGGCAGCGTCACGTCCGAGATGTTCGTTCCGTCGATGCGGATCTCGCCGTCGTCCACGTCGTACATCCGCATCAGGAGTTTCAGGACGGTGGACTTCCCCGCGCCCGTCGGCCCGACGAGCGCGAGCGTCTCGCCGCCGTCGACGTCGAAGGAGACGTCCTCGACGATGGTCTCGGCTTCGTCGTAGCCGAAGGTGACGTCGTCGTACTCCACGCGCCCCTCGTTCACCTCGAGTTCCCTCGCGTCCGGGTTCTCCTCGATGCGCGAGGGCTCGTTCATCAACCCGAAGATGCGTTCGCTGGACGCGCGAGCGCGCTGGTACATGTTGATGATCTGGCCGAATTGCGCCATCGGCCAGATGAACTGCTGGCTCAACTGGATGAAGATGACGAACTCGCCGGCGGTGAGTGTGCCGGACATGAACAGCGGCGGCCCCGCGATGACCCAGTAGCCGCCGACGAGGAACGTCAGCACGAACCCGATGCCGGAGATGATGCGGAGCGCCGGGAAGAACTTGATGCGAATCGTAATCGCGCCCCAGTTCGCGTCGAAGTACCCCTTGGAGACGTCGCCCACGCGCTCTGACTCGTAGGACTCGGTGTTCGACGTCTTGATGACCTGGATGCCGCCGAGGTTGTTCTCCAGGCGGGAGTTCATCTGCCCGACCGAAGACCGGACGTCAGCGTACTTCGGCTGGATCTTGTCCACGAAGCGGTAGGTGAACACCGCGATGACGGGCACCGGCAGCATCGTGATCAGGGCGAGTTGCCAGTTGAAGTAAAAGAGGATGCCGCCGACCGCGACGACCATCACGGACAGCCGGAACGCGGAGTTCAGGCCGTCGTTGAGGAACCGCTCAAGGCGGTTCACGTCGTTCGAGAGGATGGACATCATCTCGCCGGTCTGCTTCGTGGCGAAGAAGTCCATGTTCAGGCGCTGCATCTTGTCGTACGTGTCGGTTCGGACAGCGTGCTGGATGTGCTGGGAGAAGGAGTTCCAGCCCCAGTTGCGGAGCCAGTGGAAGCCTGCACCCACCAGGAACGCCCCGGCGATGAGGCCCCCCGCCAGATAGAGTTCGCCGGTCCGCGTCGCGGGACGGAGGGACGCCGGGAGGAACGGCAGGAACGTCTGCCCACGCGTGAACGCGTCGACGGCGTACCCCAGCATGACCGCGGGAACCAGGTCGAGGACGCGGGCAACGATGCTCGCCACGATGCTGACCACCGCCGCGAAAGAGTTGTCCCGCCCGTACTCGTCGAACAGGCGGTACATCGCGTTGTCGACCGCTTCCCGCTGGTCCTCGAAGGGGTCGTCGTCTTCGATAGCTGTACTCATCCCCTCAGCAAAAGCTTCCCCCTGTCAAAAAGATGTTCCTACGAACCGAAACATGCCTGAAACTCGCCGCTCGTCTCTGGACGCGGTCGCTCGGTGTTGTTCCGTCGGAGGCTCCCATTCGCGCTCGCTCACCCGGTCGTTTCGTTCTGCTGTCTCTCGATGCGCACTTCGTCACCGACCTCGACGCCGTGCTCGACCGTCCAGTTGTACGGCACCTCCAGCACCCACTTCCCGTACCCCGAGTACCCCGTCAGATTCTGGTTGTCCGCCTCCACGGGCGCGTGGTGGATCGACGTGATGTTGCCGTCCGCCCCGATGTAGACGATGTCGATGGGGAACGACATCGAGCGCATCACGTACGTGTGATTCCCGGCTTCGGGGTAGACGAACAACATCCCCTCGTTCGGCCCGAGTGACTCCGTGTCGCTCAGCCCCGTGTAGCGCTCCCGGGAGTCGTCCGCGACCATCACGTCCACGACGTGTTCGTCGCTGTCGGTTTCTACGACGACTGTCGCTCCCGTGTCTGGCGTCAGTCCGACCGTGACGAACGCCACCGCTGCGAGGAACGCGAGGCCGAGCACCGCGAACACGCGCGTCGCCATATTGGGCGGTACGGCCTGCTTGGGTTTGGTCGTTCCGCCGAAGGGAAACGGTTTTGCCCGCGCATCGGCTGGATTCGGCCGTGGGTCTGTGGTCTAGTTGGTTATGACGCGGCCTTTACAAGGCCGAGGTCGGTGGTTCGAATCCGCCCGGACCCATGAACTTCTCGCGGCACTCCTCCGCGAGCGCCGCGTGTGTGAATTCGTGAGGACGGTTTGAACCCTGGGGGGACGCTACTCCGCGAGCGGGAGGTCGAGCCCGGCCTGGTGATGACCTTTGGCGGCTGGGAGGACTGGCACACCTTCAGAGAGCACTCCCTCGGCCAGTATTCCGTGTCAGCCCAGCAGCGAGCGCGAGAAAGTGGTGTGGTTGTAGTGGAGCTAGATTTGAATCCGGAGCCATCGCATTCGTGCAGAAAACCCAATTGAACCGCTGAGGACGAACCGGCGACGCCGTGATTCTTCACCTGTAACGTCGAGTACGACGTGACTAAACAGAACGCGATAAACTGCGCGAGGCAGGTGACTCCCGAGATGGAGTCAAGAAAGCTGCTGGCGTCCCGAACAACTTTGGATTCTTAAGTTTCCAGAAGGAGTTAACAACCGGGCAAGATTATACCGGGATAGAATAGAGGATGGCTCCACCTGATGAGGAAAACTCTGGAGAGCGTCCAGGTTCCCCAGATGTCCCCGAAGATACTAAACAGGCCCTAGACCGAGTGACCGATGCGTTCTTTGTTCTAAACTCGGACTGGGAATTCACGTACCTCAACTCGCGAGCGACCGAACTACTCGATCCGTCCCAAACCGGCCTCGTTGGAAAAAATATCTGGGAGGAGTTTTCGGAAGCGACCGACCTCAGATTCAACAAAGAATACCGACGTGCGGTCGAGACGCAGTCACCAGTCGAGTTCGAGGAGTACTTCCCCCCGATGGACACGTGGTTCTACGTCCACGCATACCCCTCTGAAACGGGCCTGTCCGTCTACTTTCGGGATATAACGGACGACAAGAAGTACAAGAACCGCCTCAAGACGATTCACGAAACAACTCGCGACCTGATGCGTAGCGAAACAGCGGACAAAATCGCTACAACTACTGTCGACTGTGCAAACAGCGTCCTCGGATTTTCCGACGTTGCCCTCTACCTCTGGGACGAGGAGACTGGGGTTCTCAGACCTGGTGACGCCACCGAATCTATAACGGCCCGCTATGACCACGGCTTGCCGACATTAGGCGGGGGTGAAAGTATGATGTGGGACGTGTTCATTTCGGGGGAGATGCGGACGTTCGATGAGTCACCACCACGTCAGGAAATGTACAACCCCGATTCGTCGATCCAAACTCGAGTCTTCATTCCGCTCAGCGACCACGGGGTCATTCTGGCAGCAACTGAATCCAACGATGGGACTGTTGAAGATTACATCGAACTACTGGAAATCCTCACAGCGAACGTCGAGGCGGCACTCGATCGAGTGAAGCGGGAACGAGAATTCATCGAAAAACAAGAAGACCTGGAACACACGAATGAGCAACTCTCGGAGGTCAACCGCATAACCAAAACCATCCGGAAAGTCGACAAGGCACTGGTACAATCGACCCACCGAAGAGAGGTGGAGGCTGCTGTTTGTGACGCGCTTACCGATGCCGGAGCTTACCGTCTAGCCTGGTTTGGTGCAGTCGACCCGCAAACGGATGCCCTCACGATGAACACATCGAGTGGCGAGGATTCGATGTTCATCGATCAATTGCTCACCGCTGACCGAGATTCCGACCCGCTCGTTCCGGCTGAGCGGGCGGTGCAGACGGGCGAGCCGGTATTCACTGAGAATGTTCTAACGGGATTCCCCGAGACGAAGTGGCGAGAAGAAACGCTCAATGCCGGATATCGTTCACTGGTGAGCTTGCCCATTCAGTTCCGTGAAACTACATACGGCGTTCTCGAGGTGTACGCTGCCTATCCCGATTCTTTCTCGGACAAAGAACGGTCTGTCTTGAGAGAACTAAGCAACACGATTGGGAACGCCATCAACGCAATACAACGCAAAGAAGCTCTTCTTGCCAATAGCCATCTGGAACTGACAA encodes:
- a CDS encoding bacterio-opsin activator domain-containing protein; translated protein: MAPPDEENSGERPGSPDVPEDTKQALDRVTDAFFVLNSDWEFTYLNSRATELLDPSQTGLVGKNIWEEFSEATDLRFNKEYRRAVETQSPVEFEEYFPPMDTWFYVHAYPSETGLSVYFRDITDDKKYKNRLKTIHETTRDLMRSETADKIATTTVDCANSVLGFSDVALYLWDEETGVLRPGDATESITARYDHGLPTLGGGESMMWDVFISGEMRTFDESPPRQEMYNPDSSIQTRVFIPLSDHGVILAATESNDGTVEDYIELLEILTANVEAALDRVKREREFIEKQEDLEHTNEQLSEVNRITKTIRKVDKALVQSTHRREVEAAVCDALTDAGAYRLAWFGAVDPQTDALTMNTSSGEDSMFIDQLLTADRDSDPLVPAERAVQTGEPVFTENVLTGFPETKWREETLNAGYRSLVSLPIQFRETTYGVLEVYAAYPDSFSDKERSVLRELSNTIGNAINAIQRKEALLANSHLELTIEIPSSNGVFTHTAAKADCELRVESLLPRADGNWLVYFVASNSDPETVVEALQEFPTVESIERMRSSNGGELFGLVLTELSGLSFLGEQGATITALTATSTEAEITLELPQSTDVRSFMETCEANHPNAELLSRKEVADENTDSLNKQVIGELTDPQHRALKVALEGGFFEWPRDKTGEEIAESLGVSPPTFHRHLRIALETVVSSVLD
- a CDS encoding ABC transporter ATP-binding protein → MSTAIEDDDPFEDQREAVDNAMYRLFDEYGRDNSFAAVVSIVASIVARVLDLVPAVMLGYAVDAFTRGQTFLPFLPASLRPATRTGELYLAGGLIAGAFLVGAGFHWLRNWGWNSFSQHIQHAVRTDTYDKMQRLNMDFFATKQTGEMMSILSNDVNRLERFLNDGLNSAFRLSVMVVAVGGILFYFNWQLALITMLPVPVIAVFTYRFVDKIQPKYADVRSSVGQMNSRLENNLGGIQVIKTSNTESYESERVGDVSKGYFDANWGAITIRIKFFPALRIISGIGFVLTFLVGGYWVIAGPPLFMSGTLTAGEFVIFIQLSQQFIWPMAQFGQIINMYQRARASSERIFGLMNEPSRIEENPDARELEVNEGRVEYDDVTFGYDEAETIVEDVSFDVDGGETLALVGPTGAGKSTVLKLLMRMYDVDDGEIRIDGTNISDVTLPSLRRHIGYVSQDTFLFYGTVVENIKYGTFDADEEAVVEAAKAAEAHEFIQNLPNGYDTKVGERGVKLSGGQRQRIDIARAILKDPEILVLDEATSDVDTETEMLIQRSLDRLTEDRTTFAIAHRLSTIKDADQIVVLEGGEIVERGTHEDLLHAEGLYANLWGVQAGEIDELPDEFIERAAARSARMDGIEEEEAED
- a CDS encoding DUF192 domain-containing protein, translating into MATRVFAVLGLAFLAAVAFVTVGLTPDTGATVVVETDSDEHVVDVMVADDSRERYTGLSDTESLGPNEGMLFVYPEAGNHTYVMRSMSFPIDIVYIGADGNITSIHHAPVEADNQNLTGYSGYGKWVLEVPYNWTVEHGVEVGDEVRIERQQNETTG